One segment of Cerasicoccus sp. TK19100 DNA contains the following:
- a CDS encoding PEP-CTERM sorting domain-containing protein: protein MKKTNQRFLATSIALTLSGVLSAQTLYWDTNGATPGAGNPADGTWDDTILNWSTDSTGSIATGAYSAGSDVVFSAGTDAATGFVTVSGTQQVSSLTFKNGSVVVDGSTIDDDGDGRILITVNSGATGTLNSPASLNADFNIEGDFFANSINGGSSMSKTGAGTATFNRLDASLTINQGTVIYTGAVSAKLKNTVINDTGSLQLTGNAFDGSKRSVTVNAGGSLSLSAGLTQRVGFLSGAGSLSGGAGSILDVGGDNKNVTFSGSIGEQLNMRSSGTGSFTLDDTSSMTFTILGDGVNNSIIGDGVNNTTTNLNGEFIFDLTGADLTDGNSWLIVDVAALNETFGGTFNIASFTEDGGIWTYDSDSGLTFSEGTGVLSYTIPEPSTYALLLGVAVVGVVYRRRRS, encoded by the coding sequence ATGAAAAAAACCAATCAACGATTCCTGGCGACCAGCATTGCGCTGACGCTCAGCGGCGTGCTCTCGGCACAAACTTTATACTGGGACACCAATGGCGCGACTCCCGGCGCGGGTAACCCCGCGGACGGAACCTGGGATGACACCATCCTGAACTGGAGCACGGACTCCACAGGCTCCATTGCAACGGGTGCCTATTCCGCCGGTAGCGATGTGGTATTCTCCGCCGGAACGGATGCCGCCACCGGCTTCGTTACCGTTTCAGGCACCCAACAGGTTTCAAGCCTTACCTTCAAGAATGGCTCAGTCGTCGTTGATGGCAGCACCATCGACGATGATGGCGATGGGCGTATCCTGATCACCGTTAACAGCGGTGCCACTGGCACGCTGAATTCTCCAGCTAGCCTGAATGCGGATTTCAACATTGAGGGCGACTTTTTTGCTAATTCGATTAATGGTGGCAGTTCGATGTCTAAGACCGGTGCGGGCACGGCAACTTTTAACCGCCTCGACGCCAGCCTCACCATCAATCAAGGCACGGTTATTTATACTGGTGCCGTGAGCGCCAAGCTGAAGAACACGGTGATCAATGACACTGGCTCACTGCAATTGACGGGCAATGCATTCGATGGCTCCAAGCGTAGCGTGACTGTGAATGCGGGTGGGTCCTTATCTCTCAGCGCAGGACTGACGCAAAGAGTCGGTTTTCTGTCCGGTGCGGGTTCCTTGTCTGGCGGCGCTGGCTCGATTTTGGACGTGGGCGGTGATAATAAGAACGTCACCTTCAGCGGTAGCATTGGCGAACAGCTTAATATGCGCTCTTCGGGCACGGGTAGCTTCACGCTGGATGATACCAGCTCCATGACCTTCACTATTTTGGGCGACGGCGTTAACAACTCCATCATTGGTGATGGCGTAAACAACACTACGACGAACTTGAATGGCGAATTCATTTTCGATTTGACTGGTGCGGATCTGACCGATGGTAACAGTTGGTTAATCGTCGATGTAGCTGCGCTCAACGAAACTTTTGGTGGCACATTCAATATCGCCAGCTTCACGGAAGATGGCGGTATCTGGACGTATGACAGCGACAGCGGCTTGACCTTCTCGGAGGGTACTGGCGTGCTCTCTTACACCATCCCGGAGCCAAGCACGTATGCGTTGTTACTGGGCGTGGCAGTAGTCGGTGTGGTTTACCGCCGCCGCCGTTCTTAG
- a CDS encoding LacI family DNA-binding transcriptional regulator — protein MKDIAERAGVSASTVCRALSSNPQIPETTRKRIKQVAETMGYRPDPLLSAFASRRRGRSRESDITTIAYLTNFSQRDEWRDNPFYAKCHAGAAKRLKDMGYKLEHFWLGEKGMTAARLSKILYSRGILGLFMAPIQEVRQHIDMDWEHFSSVTVGYSFMTPNLHRSAPHHFHGMQEALRQVFAAGYERVGLCLFGETSRRVDDLWLSAALVANERRHEINGKKRKMKVARYLFNDETLHSAPEWCQRNKLQVVISDNLVVMHELQAAGINVPGDVDFATLNWEAEHPEISGVDQRPGDVAASAMDMMIGAIQRGERGVPEVPLTTMVEGVWHPGQSLLLA, from the coding sequence ATGAAGGACATCGCCGAACGGGCGGGGGTGTCCGCGTCGACTGTTTGCCGTGCGCTCAGCTCGAACCCGCAAATCCCGGAAACGACGCGCAAGCGGATCAAGCAAGTGGCGGAGACTATGGGCTATCGGCCGGACCCATTGCTGTCGGCCTTTGCCTCGCGCCGCCGGGGGCGATCGCGGGAGTCGGATATCACGACGATCGCCTACTTAACGAACTTCTCTCAGCGCGACGAATGGCGGGATAATCCTTTTTACGCCAAGTGCCATGCCGGTGCTGCCAAGCGCCTGAAGGACATGGGCTACAAGCTGGAGCATTTCTGGCTCGGCGAAAAAGGGATGACTGCCGCGCGGCTTAGCAAAATTCTTTATAGCCGCGGTATCCTGGGACTGTTTATGGCCCCAATTCAAGAAGTGCGCCAACACATTGATATGGACTGGGAGCACTTCAGCTCCGTGACCGTTGGCTACTCCTTCATGACGCCAAATCTGCACCGCAGCGCACCTCACCACTTTCATGGGATGCAGGAGGCATTGCGTCAGGTATTTGCCGCCGGCTATGAGCGTGTGGGGCTGTGCTTGTTTGGCGAAACGAGCCGCCGCGTGGACGACTTGTGGTTGTCCGCCGCACTCGTCGCCAATGAGCGTCGCCACGAGATAAACGGCAAGAAGCGCAAGATGAAGGTGGCGCGTTATTTGTTCAACGACGAGACGCTGCACAGCGCGCCAGAGTGGTGCCAGCGCAACAAGCTGCAAGTCGTGATCAGCGATAATCTCGTAGTCATGCATGAGCTCCAGGCGGCAGGTATCAACGTTCCTGGCGATGTCGACTTTGCCACGCTCAATTGGGAGGCGGAGCATCCGGAAATATCGGGTGTTGACCAGCGCCCGGGCGATGTCGCCGCATCTGCAATGGACATGATGATTGGGGCCATTCAGCGCGGCGAACGTGGTGTGCCCGAGGTTCCGCTGACGACCATGGTCGAGGGAGTTTGGCACCCGGGGCAGAGCCTGCTGTTAGCTTAA
- a CDS encoding glycoside hydrolase family 5 protein — protein MPRALLAGGCLLTAICGHAAITLDNWSSSPWQLTGGDVDFSATLTDPVYQGGTSASFVFATPKTGVDVSTQSTPDDSVASASVFGVEGTGFGVSETYVGRFNRGESFTLQVDHAFQLNGIRWAEYQGDEAIHIAWTSGGATMSQVFDLPAGSFYTTTNFNDIIIDANTLVTITNVSDTSASASGRLRINQIYTELVDAVTLPEIGETHLLNNWSSAPWSLTSGQTTFSANISDTVLGDVLVSFYDPVTGADISDPQAPDFSSASSSTFGVEGTGFGVGNSGTGRFDRGESFILEADESFELQSIRWVEYSGDESVHFAWQSNGVPMSTVIDLPAGSFYTETELSGIFPDANTPLEITNVSSSGAYLNGRLRINHVELAFLSNAPVTGSTAGAYIFLRDWQQWPWDASPGDSTISGTLWAPENGGSNIAFNFLAYANVDVDTPSAPDFTNATASVFGFESTGFGVGETNVGRFNRGESFTVTAGHDLQIDTIRWREVQGDEQVHISWVNNGTAQSVVLDVTSSTSDLTDVIADANTAIVITNVSPTTSSLNGRLRVQDFKARAVYATAPTYDHSGPDGFVQMMGVNLAGAEFSGFAFWQDNPQEWDYYHSKGLDLIRIPFKWERLQPTLYGAVDFTDLDAIVALADARGMKVVLDMHNYARYNGNVIGTTNVPNAAFADVWRKLADHYKNESAIYGYGIMNEPHGTGGLWPAAAQAAADGIRDVDSNTWIIVAGENYSSASTWRTSNPNLDVQDASGKTMYEAHIYFDQSWPAGDGSYSSFDNENPEDDRGVRLVHPFLLWLQEKNARGFIGEFGVPNNDARWNVLLDEFMAHISAYGMSGTYWAGGENWGNYALDISPTNSYTTDAIPMQVLENYAF, from the coding sequence GTGCCCCGGGCCCTATTGGCCGGAGGCTGCTTACTCACTGCGATCTGCGGCCATGCCGCGATTACCCTCGACAACTGGTCGTCCTCCCCCTGGCAGTTAACCGGTGGCGATGTCGACTTCTCCGCTACCTTAACCGACCCCGTCTACCAGGGCGGCACGAGCGCCAGCTTCGTCTTCGCCACCCCGAAAACCGGTGTCGACGTGTCCACGCAATCCACGCCGGATGACTCCGTGGCATCGGCGTCTGTCTTTGGCGTCGAAGGCACCGGCTTTGGCGTTAGTGAAACTTACGTAGGCCGCTTTAATCGCGGCGAAAGCTTCACGCTACAAGTCGATCACGCCTTCCAGCTCAATGGCATTCGCTGGGCCGAATACCAAGGCGACGAGGCCATCCACATCGCCTGGACCAGTGGCGGCGCTACGATGAGCCAGGTCTTCGATCTGCCTGCCGGTTCGTTCTACACCACCACGAACTTCAATGATATCATCATCGACGCCAATACGCTGGTGACGATTACCAACGTCAGCGATACCAGCGCGAGCGCGAGCGGCCGCCTCCGTATTAACCAAATCTACACCGAGTTGGTCGATGCCGTCACGCTGCCGGAAATCGGTGAGACACACCTGCTGAACAACTGGAGCAGCGCCCCATGGAGCCTGACTTCAGGGCAGACCACATTCTCTGCCAATATCAGCGACACCGTCCTTGGGGACGTGCTCGTGAGCTTCTACGATCCGGTGACGGGTGCCGATATATCCGACCCACAGGCACCAGACTTTAGCAGCGCCAGTTCCTCGACCTTTGGCGTAGAGGGAACGGGGTTTGGTGTGGGCAACTCCGGCACCGGGCGCTTTGATCGCGGTGAAAGCTTCATCCTTGAAGCCGATGAAAGCTTTGAATTGCAAAGCATTCGTTGGGTCGAGTATTCAGGCGATGAAAGCGTTCACTTTGCATGGCAAAGTAATGGCGTGCCGATGAGCACGGTGATCGATCTACCCGCCGGTTCGTTCTACACCGAGACCGAGCTCAGCGGCATCTTCCCCGACGCCAACACCCCACTGGAGATCACCAACGTCAGCAGTAGCGGTGCCTACCTAAACGGACGCCTGCGCATCAACCACGTCGAGCTGGCCTTCCTCTCCAACGCCCCCGTCACCGGCAGCACCGCTGGTGCCTACATCTTCCTGCGGGACTGGCAGCAGTGGCCATGGGATGCATCCCCCGGCGACTCCACAATTAGCGGCACGCTCTGGGCACCGGAGAATGGCGGCAGTAACATTGCCTTCAACTTCCTCGCCTATGCGAACGTAGATGTGGACACGCCCAGTGCGCCGGACTTTACCAACGCCACCGCTTCGGTCTTTGGCTTTGAATCAACCGGTTTTGGCGTGGGCGAGACCAACGTGGGCCGCTTCAACCGCGGTGAAAGCTTCACCGTCACCGCCGGACACGACTTGCAGATCGATACCATTCGCTGGCGCGAAGTCCAGGGCGACGAGCAGGTACATATCTCTTGGGTGAACAACGGCACCGCGCAATCTGTCGTGCTTGATGTGACTAGTAGCACCTCGGATCTGACTGACGTGATTGCCGACGCCAACACCGCCATCGTCATCACCAACGTCAGCCCCACCACCTCATCCCTCAATGGCCGCTTGCGTGTGCAAGACTTCAAGGCGCGCGCCGTTTACGCCACAGCGCCGACCTACGATCACTCCGGCCCGGACGGCTTTGTCCAGATGATGGGGGTCAACCTGGCGGGTGCCGAGTTTAGCGGATTCGCCTTTTGGCAGGACAACCCGCAAGAGTGGGATTACTACCATAGCAAAGGGCTCGACCTGATCCGCATCCCCTTCAAATGGGAACGCCTGCAGCCCACACTCTACGGTGCGGTGGACTTCACCGACCTCGATGCCATCGTCGCCCTCGCCGATGCGCGCGGCATGAAAGTCGTCCTCGATATGCACAACTACGCCCGCTACAATGGCAACGTTATTGGCACGACCAATGTGCCCAACGCCGCCTTTGCCGATGTATGGCGCAAGCTCGCCGACCACTATAAAAACGAGTCCGCGATCTATGGCTACGGCATCATGAACGAGCCGCACGGCACTGGTGGACTCTGGCCCGCCGCCGCCCAAGCCGCCGCCGATGGCATTCGCGATGTGGACAGCAATACGTGGATCATCGTCGCGGGTGAAAACTATAGCAGCGCATCGACCTGGCGCACCAGTAACCCCAACCTCGACGTGCAGGATGCCTCCGGAAAAACCATGTATGAGGCCCACATCTACTTCGACCAAAGCTGGCCCGCCGGTGACGGCAGCTACAGCTCGTTTGACAACGAGAACCCGGAAGACGACCGAGGCGTGCGCCTGGTCCACCCGTTCCTGCTTTGGCTGCAAGAGAAGAACGCCCGCGGCTTCATTGGTGAGTTCGGCGTGCCCAACAACGACGCACGCTGGAACGTGCTGCTCGACGAGTTCATGGCCCACATCTCCGCCTACGGCATGAGCGGCACCTACTGGGCCGGCGGCGAGAACTGGGGCAACTACGCTCTGGATATCTCCCCTACCAACAGCTACACGACGGACGCCATTCCGATGCAGGTGTTGGAAAATTACGCCTTCTAG
- a CDS encoding glycoside hydrolase family 5 protein produces MNKLSRTFLRLIALCASVAVIHAEPLVSNTGFETDADLDSWPDNWAKLKTGGSWEVEEGNHFIRLSSTEPGAMVMLYQEIPIPYGVEAIEMTWKQRVTGLEVGEKSWFDARILMEFLTEDRSKIGPTPKAPSTRRDTAGWVEKKTAFIVPPEAKTLKFMPCLFQVKAGTFDIDDLVLMPTDPEPLRAAAEQARLEREEKERAKLASRQEKAAKQLAQTGSLVPGWDHEGRWANKKNIVEKDGNHYLQLVSTEPGKMVNDYREVDIPANTEALELSWKQNVTGLQKGEKPWFDARIMLEWKDANGKKIGGNPSPSYSQKDTQGWVEKSKDFLVPENAATLVLMPALFNVKAGTYELDDFVLKPIDPAPVLERKAARERQQAAKFVPAEEPDPSKWPKMLKVVGNRLHDTDGNEVWLQGVNAGGLETLPMDEQPVKSLVVAIDEWNSNCVRVPMKEEFWWGKSHYQKDGGQGYRDIIDKMITLAANRGAYIVIDLHRYRAPKQEHADFWKEFAALYKDHPAVLFDVMNEPHDISWEVWRNGGFVGTKKGTDESGFLTDEEKKKNMGFESVGMQGLVDAVRSTGAKNIIIAGGLFWCNDLTGVVNGYALDDKGGNGIMYSWHTYNWHDNWEEKVLPAAEKYPIFLGEVGADPKKMEFIPSEIQEDPATWVPDMLGFIQKHKINWTGWCFHPRATPRMLVDWDYTPTPFWGEPAKEALAGKQFEMKAMR; encoded by the coding sequence ATGAACAAATTATCCCGCACCTTTTTACGCCTCATCGCGCTTTGCGCTTCCGTGGCTGTCATTCACGCTGAGCCCCTAGTATCCAATACCGGTTTCGAAACCGATGCTGATCTGGACAGCTGGCCAGACAACTGGGCTAAGCTCAAAACCGGCGGCAGTTGGGAGGTCGAGGAGGGCAACCACTTCATCCGCTTGAGCAGCACCGAGCCTGGTGCCATGGTCATGCTCTACCAGGAGATTCCGATTCCTTATGGCGTCGAGGCGATTGAGATGACCTGGAAGCAGCGCGTAACCGGGCTCGAAGTCGGCGAAAAGTCGTGGTTCGACGCGCGCATCTTGATGGAATTCCTCACGGAGGATCGCTCTAAGATCGGGCCGACGCCCAAGGCTCCCTCCACCCGCCGCGACACGGCTGGCTGGGTCGAGAAAAAGACGGCCTTCATCGTCCCGCCGGAAGCCAAGACGCTCAAGTTTATGCCGTGCCTGTTTCAGGTCAAGGCGGGCACGTTCGACATCGATGATCTCGTGTTGATGCCTACTGATCCGGAGCCTCTGCGCGCTGCGGCCGAGCAGGCCCGCTTGGAACGCGAAGAGAAGGAACGTGCCAAGCTGGCCAGCCGCCAGGAGAAGGCCGCCAAGCAGCTTGCCCAGACTGGTTCGCTGGTTCCGGGGTGGGACCACGAGGGCCGCTGGGCGAACAAGAAAAATATCGTCGAAAAAGACGGCAACCACTACCTGCAACTGGTCAGCACGGAGCCGGGTAAGATGGTCAACGACTACCGAGAGGTCGATATTCCGGCTAATACCGAAGCGCTTGAGCTGAGCTGGAAGCAAAATGTGACCGGTCTTCAGAAGGGCGAGAAACCGTGGTTTGACGCGCGCATCATGCTGGAGTGGAAGGACGCTAACGGTAAGAAGATCGGCGGTAATCCGTCTCCCTCTTATTCGCAAAAGGACACCCAGGGCTGGGTGGAAAAGAGCAAAGATTTCCTCGTCCCAGAGAACGCGGCTACGCTCGTTCTGATGCCTGCGCTGTTCAACGTGAAGGCCGGGACCTACGAGCTGGACGACTTTGTGCTGAAGCCGATTGACCCCGCGCCCGTGCTGGAACGCAAGGCAGCCAGGGAGCGCCAACAGGCCGCGAAGTTTGTCCCTGCCGAGGAGCCCGACCCAAGCAAATGGCCGAAGATGCTGAAGGTCGTTGGCAACCGCTTGCACGACACCGATGGCAACGAAGTGTGGCTGCAGGGCGTCAATGCCGGTGGCTTGGAAACCCTGCCGATGGACGAGCAGCCGGTTAAGTCGCTGGTCGTTGCCATCGACGAGTGGAACTCCAACTGCGTGCGCGTGCCGATGAAGGAAGAGTTCTGGTGGGGCAAGAGCCATTACCAAAAAGATGGCGGCCAAGGCTATCGCGACATCATTGACAAGATGATCACCCTCGCGGCCAATCGTGGTGCCTACATCGTGATCGATCTCCACCGTTACCGTGCTCCCAAGCAGGAACATGCGGATTTTTGGAAAGAGTTTGCCGCCCTCTACAAGGACCACCCGGCAGTGCTGTTCGACGTGATGAACGAGCCGCATGACATCTCTTGGGAGGTCTGGCGTAATGGCGGCTTTGTTGGCACGAAGAAGGGCACCGACGAATCCGGCTTCCTCACCGATGAAGAGAAGAAGAAGAACATGGGCTTTGAGTCCGTGGGCATGCAGGGCCTCGTGGACGCCGTTCGCTCGACGGGCGCGAAGAACATCATCATCGCCGGCGGTTTGTTCTGGTGTAACGACCTGACAGGCGTGGTCAACGGCTATGCGCTCGATGACAAGGGCGGCAACGGTATCATGTATTCCTGGCACACCTACAACTGGCACGACAACTGGGAAGAGAAAGTTCTGCCCGCCGCCGAGAAGTACCCGATTTTCCTGGGTGAGGTCGGTGCCGACCCGAAGAAGATGGAGTTCATCCCGTCTGAAATTCAGGAAGATCCCGCAACGTGGGTGCCGGACATGCTGGGCTTTATCCAAAAGCATAAAATCAACTGGACCGGCTGGTGCTTTCACCCGCGTGCCACACCGCGTATGCTGGTCGACTGGGACTACACGCCCACGCCATTCTGGGGTGAACCAGCCAAAGAAGCGCTCGCTGGCAAGCAGTTCGAGATGAAGGCCATGCGCTAA
- a CDS encoding SGNH/GDSL hydrolase family protein, producing MSYCFILKIRRFLLLASVLVPTLSTMADVQPMRVVGTNSRMSPFTYSPGATNTAFWQRTPHKLGGPVAEIDIAFMNWAVGYSGEVINSSDVTISYAWLERDSDGQIVPLTFDGEREVVLLGGVAEPYYMADPVDSSVWTGGTPQRDEVFWLHVKGSVPATDGKACLGVYATYSGSKFLFYDPANDPGTVDTAGAVPNITGKNQRTNGLAVMFGGRFTGPGYLSVIGLGDSILHGSGDATNPTPVISGSGFLDRAALDSDGENAVGMLSLARHGESANTFVNSHAMREVFLPFANVVVEEYGTNDIGSNGTGDADVIYTRLQAIWQLARDAGVEKVLRTKLMPRTTSASGNWTSLADQTPNNGWGEGGERDQLNAHLETALSQGLIDVLVDTLTPVADPTDDHYWVTTGANDYATKDGTHPNGQGYALAAVPLRAAFEAILAANETLSYLDWSDAIDWGAEDSSPEADPNHDGVSNWFAYALDLPPLDNLAGKTATFSTDSDTADGPWLTFDFRTNQLATGIQYSVLRSEDLLPSSWTALSPDGVNVIEETLQADPDGDGSAALKRWRVKVSGATPCFLKLQADET from the coding sequence ATGTCTTATTGCTTCATCCTCAAAATTCGCCGGTTCCTTTTACTGGCCTCGGTGTTAGTCCCAACCTTGTCCACGATGGCCGACGTGCAGCCGATGCGTGTGGTTGGCACGAATAGCCGCATGTCACCGTTTACCTATTCGCCCGGGGCGACGAACACTGCGTTCTGGCAACGCACGCCACACAAGCTCGGCGGACCGGTGGCAGAGATCGATATCGCCTTTATGAACTGGGCCGTCGGCTACAGTGGCGAGGTCATTAACAGCAGCGACGTTACGATCAGCTATGCCTGGTTGGAGCGCGACAGCGATGGCCAGATCGTGCCGCTGACTTTCGACGGCGAACGTGAGGTGGTGCTGTTGGGCGGTGTCGCCGAGCCTTACTACATGGCGGACCCCGTGGACTCCTCGGTCTGGACGGGTGGCACGCCGCAACGCGACGAAGTTTTCTGGCTGCACGTGAAGGGCAGTGTGCCAGCGACAGACGGCAAAGCCTGCCTCGGCGTTTATGCGACCTACAGCGGCTCGAAGTTTCTTTTTTACGATCCGGCCAATGATCCGGGGACGGTGGATACTGCGGGTGCCGTGCCAAACATCACGGGTAAAAATCAACGTACTAACGGCCTCGCCGTCATGTTTGGCGGGCGCTTCACGGGGCCGGGTTACCTGTCGGTGATTGGCTTGGGCGACAGCATTCTCCACGGCTCCGGCGACGCGACGAACCCGACGCCCGTCATCTCAGGGAGCGGCTTTCTGGATCGCGCGGCCCTGGACAGCGATGGCGAGAACGCAGTCGGCATGCTTAGCCTGGCGCGCCACGGTGAATCCGCGAATACCTTTGTCAACTCCCATGCGATGCGCGAAGTGTTCCTGCCTTTTGCCAATGTGGTGGTCGAAGAATACGGCACGAACGACATCGGGTCCAACGGGACGGGAGATGCCGACGTAATTTATACGCGCCTCCAGGCGATCTGGCAACTTGCGCGCGACGCTGGCGTGGAAAAAGTTCTGCGGACCAAACTCATGCCGCGCACGACATCGGCCTCTGGTAACTGGACCAGCCTGGCCGACCAAACGCCCAACAACGGTTGGGGCGAGGGCGGTGAGCGCGATCAGCTAAACGCCCATTTGGAGACCGCACTTTCGCAGGGCTTGATCGACGTGCTCGTCGATACGCTAACGCCGGTGGCGGACCCCACTGACGATCATTATTGGGTGACGACCGGTGCCAACGACTATGCGACCAAAGACGGCACGCACCCCAATGGCCAGGGTTATGCGTTGGCCGCCGTTCCGCTAAGAGCCGCGTTTGAGGCCATTCTCGCAGCCAACGAAACACTGAGCTACCTCGACTGGTCGGATGCCATCGACTGGGGTGCCGAGGACTCCAGCCCGGAGGCCGATCCCAACCACGACGGCGTTTCCAACTGGTTCGCCTACGCGCTCGATCTTCCGCCGCTGGACAACCTTGCGGGCAAGACGGCCACCTTCAGCACCGACTCCGATACGGCCGATGGCCCGTGGCTGACCTTTGACTTTCGCACGAATCAACTCGCCACCGGCATCCAGTATTCGGTGCTCCGCAGCGAGGATTTGCTGCCGAGTTCCTGGACCGCGCTTTCGCCAGATGGCGTCAACGTAATCGAGGAAACCCTGCAAGCCGATCCGGACGGCGATGGCAGCGCGGCGCTCAAGCGTTGGCGGGTCAAGGTGTCCGGCGCGACGCCTTGCTTTTTAAAATTGCAGGCCGACGAAACCTGA
- a CDS encoding LacI family DNA-binding transcriptional regulator: MSDASPTIRDIAHALKISPATVSLALRNDQRIAKQTRERVISTARQMGYQLNPAIASLMSQVRTQRSITYQETIAWLNFWEDRDTYQKTGVEFQRRMWQGALRQATELGYSLQNFWMHEKGMTHHRINEILQARGIRAIVIPPLPESAGIPNFDWSNFCGICTSYTITEPHFDRVTPNHFHNIQLILNNLRQRGYQRPGLLLPQGYDERTGHRCLAAYYLMQQAMPKKNRIPAHICDPIRIDDAIINWLKKYQPDAVIMMGTHKDIKKASALSADYLARLGIVLMSNASSDAGFCGIDENPDIIGATGVELLALALQRNLSGTPEHPRLIQIDGHWVEGQSAPALVN; this comes from the coding sequence ATGTCCGACGCATCCCCAACCATTCGAGACATCGCCCATGCACTGAAAATCAGCCCGGCAACTGTGTCACTCGCTCTGCGCAACGACCAGCGCATCGCCAAGCAAACACGGGAGCGGGTCATTTCGACTGCCCGGCAAATGGGCTATCAACTCAACCCCGCCATCGCCTCACTGATGTCCCAGGTGAGGACTCAACGCAGCATCACTTACCAGGAAACCATTGCCTGGCTAAACTTCTGGGAAGATCGCGACACCTACCAGAAAACCGGCGTCGAGTTTCAGCGCCGCATGTGGCAGGGAGCCCTCCGGCAGGCGACGGAGCTCGGCTACAGTTTGCAGAATTTCTGGATGCACGAGAAAGGCATGACCCATCATCGCATTAATGAAATTCTCCAAGCACGCGGGATTCGCGCCATAGTGATTCCACCGCTGCCGGAGTCGGCTGGTATTCCGAATTTTGATTGGTCCAACTTCTGTGGAATCTGCACGTCTTACACGATTACCGAACCACACTTCGACCGCGTCACACCAAACCATTTTCATAACATTCAACTCATCCTGAATAACCTGCGTCAACGCGGCTACCAGCGGCCGGGTCTGCTCCTGCCCCAAGGTTACGATGAGCGAACCGGCCATCGTTGCCTGGCGGCTTACTACCTGATGCAGCAAGCCATGCCGAAAAAGAACCGTATACCAGCCCACATCTGCGACCCCATACGCATCGACGACGCGATCATTAATTGGCTCAAGAAATACCAACCCGATGCCGTCATCATGATGGGCACCCATAAGGACATTAAGAAAGCATCCGCATTAAGCGCAGACTATTTGGCGCGTCTTGGCATTGTCCTGATGAGTAATGCCAGCAGCGACGCCGGATTCTGCGGCATTGATGAAAACCCGGACATCATCGGCGCAACGGGGGTCGAGCTGCTTGCCCTGGCGCTACAGCGAAATCTCTCAGGGACTCCGGAGCATCCCCGGTTGATTCAAATTGACGGCCACTGGGTGGAGGGCCAGTCAGCCCCTGCGCTGGTTAATTAA
- a CDS encoding prepilin-type N-terminal cleavage/methylation domain-containing protein — translation MIELLTVIAIVGVLAAILIPVLSGVKTRASSAQCSSQIRQIGAAFQMYLQDNNNLLPTSHLGTPFSGQGPYYNRDPRRIQTLFGSYLDVPASDTWSTSEDKMTYDATLAWSGWSANRRGPGPSLIGNWPVKLTNSEDYASQPPWGKSYLLLQDPSKAPMYTEADAVLVPTAGWSKFLPEKPVHGNYRNTLFFDGHVEQIDVSVDLRAVN, via the coding sequence TTGATCGAGTTGTTAACCGTCATTGCCATCGTTGGTGTTTTGGCGGCGATCTTAATCCCGGTGCTATCCGGGGTGAAAACCCGCGCCAGCTCGGCACAGTGCTCCTCGCAGATACGGCAGATTGGAGCGGCGTTCCAAATGTATTTGCAGGACAATAACAACCTGCTGCCGACTTCCCATCTCGGCACGCCCTTCAGCGGACAGGGCCCGTATTACAATCGGGACCCGCGACGAATACAGACACTGTTTGGTTCCTATTTGGATGTACCGGCATCGGACACCTGGAGCACGAGCGAAGACAAAATGACTTACGACGCCACCCTGGCATGGTCTGGCTGGTCAGCGAATCGCCGTGGCCCCGGGCCAAGCCTGATTGGTAACTGGCCCGTTAAGCTAACCAATAGCGAGGACTACGCCAGCCAACCGCCTTGGGGGAAATCTTACTTGCTGCTTCAAGACCCCAGCAAAGCGCCGATGTATACCGAGGCCGATGCCGTTCTCGTTCCCACGGCGGGGTGGTCGAAGTTTCTGCCGGAAAAGCCGGTCCACGGTAACTACCGTAACACGCTCTTTTTCGACGGGCATGTGGAGCAAATCGATGTCTCGGTGGACTTGCGTGCGGTTAATTAA